The Elgaria multicarinata webbii isolate HBS135686 ecotype San Diego chromosome 1, rElgMul1.1.pri, whole genome shotgun sequence genome has a window encoding:
- the YWHAB gene encoding 14-3-3 protein beta/alpha, protein MDKSELVQKAKLAEQAERYDDMAAAMKAVTEQGHELSNEERNLLSVAYKNVVGARRSSWRVISSIEQKTERNEKKQQMGREYREKIEVELQDICNDVLELLDKYLIANATQPESKVFYLKMKGDYYRYLSEVASGDNKQTTVANSQQAYQEAFEISKKEMQPTHPIRLGLALNFSVFYYEILNSPEKACSLAKTAFDEAIAELDTLNEESYKDSTLIMQLLRDNLTLWTSENQGDEGEAGEGEN, encoded by the exons ATGGATAAAAGTGAGTTGGTACAGAAAGCCAAACTAGCTGAGCAGGCAGAGCGCTATGATGATATGGCTGCTGCCATGAAGGCTGTCACCGAGCAGGGACATGAGCTGTCCAATGAAGAAAGGAATCTACTCTCTGTCGCTTACAAGAATGTGGTTGGTGCCCGTCGCTCTTCCTGGCGCGTCATTTCCAGCATTGAACAGAAGACAGAACGGAATGAGAAGAAACAGCAGATGGGAAGAGAATATCGTGAGAAGATTGAGGTTGAACTGCAGGACATTTGCAATGATGTTCTG GAACTGCTGGATAAGTACCTTATTGCTAATGCCACACAACCAGAAAGCAAAGTCTTCTATTTGAAAATGAAAGGAGATTACTACAGATACCTTTCAGAGGTGGCATCTGGAGACAACAAGCAAA CAACAGTAGCAAATTCTCAGCAGGCATATCAAGAAGCATTTGAAATCAGCAAGAAAGAGATGCAGCCAACACATCCTATTCGACTTGGTCTGGCACTCAACTTCTCTGTGTTCTATTATGAGATACTAAACTCGCCAGAGAAAGCCTGTAGTCTGGCAAAGACA gcaTTTGATGAAGCAATAGCTGAACTGGACACATTGAATGAAGAATCTTACAAAGATAGCACTCTGATTATGCAGCTACTTAGAGATAACCTTACT CTATGGACATCGGAAAACCAGGGAGATGAAGGGGAAGCTGGGGAGGGCGAGAACTAA